Proteins from a genomic interval of Gordonia sp. SL306:
- a CDS encoding pyridoxamine 5'-phosphate oxidase family protein: MATEDGGDQRPGATDIEKLAGARLTAAAKAELLAAQTECTFCFLDADGGPAAVVLSFAVEDGTFWITSVAGRVQVRGVERDPRVSLVVSGTGTTAQGRQMLAVKGTAIVHRDIAGLADKLDLLAARLAPEHPDEFVALLSSPGRRLIEVTPTAVVASHDSRRLAGDGRGGPAATPEDDR, encoded by the coding sequence AAGCTGGCGGGCGCCAGGCTGACCGCGGCGGCCAAGGCCGAGCTGCTCGCCGCGCAGACCGAGTGCACGTTCTGCTTCCTCGACGCCGACGGCGGGCCGGCCGCAGTGGTGCTGAGCTTCGCCGTCGAGGACGGTACGTTCTGGATCACCAGCGTGGCGGGCCGGGTGCAGGTGCGCGGCGTCGAGCGCGACCCGCGGGTGTCACTCGTCGTGTCGGGCACGGGGACGACGGCGCAGGGCAGGCAGATGCTCGCGGTCAAGGGGACGGCCATCGTGCACCGGGACATCGCCGGACTCGCCGACAAGCTCGACCTCCTCGCGGCCCGGCTCGCGCCCGAGCATCCCGACGAGTTCGTCGCGCTGCTGTCGAGTCCGGGGCGGCGGCTCATCGAGGTGACGCCGACAGCCGTGGTGGCCAGCCATGATTCGCGGCGTCTCGCCGGCGATGGGCGGGGCGGGCCGGCGGCCACGCCCGAGGACGACCGATGA